Part of the Henckelia pumila isolate YLH828 chromosome 2, ASM3356847v2, whole genome shotgun sequence genome is shown below.
AGTTTCCAACTTTATTTAGGATTCCGGAGGCATGCTGATTCCAGGATTGAGAACTTGGAGAAGCATTATATTTTTGTACTATATTATGATCTGCTTATCTATGCATGCCTCAATACACTCACGCGTCTGCGTTCATGTGAGGGAAAATGGATGAGAGTTGCATTTGTCCGTGCTACGTTTAGATATTTTAGCTTCTCGGAATGGGTGGTTGTCTAACGTAGAAACAAGGAATATGATTTTTCTCTTTCTTTAATGAGTAAACATTCGATAATAATGATTGTTTTCCATTGGATCTTCAGTCGGTCAAAGAGAAAGCGCACCGCTCAAAATGTGGAGAATGCAGAAACTATGGCTTCTGGTATGGATATAGTACGAGAACTTATTTTCTATATGTTAGAGAGAATTATGGTGTTATGAGTCTTAAATTTGTTTATCAACAAGTTTCAGGAATGACTGATGGAAAGAAAGCATTATACCACTGTAATTACTGCAACAAAGACATTTCAGGAAAGATTCGCATCAAGTGTGTAATATGTTCTGATTTCGACCTCTGTATTGAATGCTTTTCTGTTGGAGCAGAGGTTTATCCTCATAAAAGCAGTCATCCGTATAGAGTCATGGTTAGTAACCTTCTTGAAACCTTGTCTTATCTCAGTTCTATTACTGAAATGGTTTATACTTGGGCTGTATTTTTCATCTGAACGTATTTgtcatatataatttttattgtactcaTATCCCCGATCTCGTATTATTTGAAACATTTTCTGGCATTAGACGCCTTAAAATTTCCACATTGCTTAATTTTCTCATGTAGAAAAATCATGTACGAATCAATTGAATATAGTACACCgagatttttgttattttttttcattctgCATAGCAGTGTCACTATATAGGGGGAAAAGTTCAGTTCAGATGACTTTGGGTGGTGATTTAATCAGATCATTTTATGGAGAGAAGGAATATGTGGATTTGAAATCATTTACCCTTGTTCTTTGGAATTTTAATATCTTCTGTGTTAGCGTTTTGCTTCGTACACATTATATTGTATCTCTCTCGCTCTGTGGATTGCAGTTATGGTTTGACATCAAACTTTTGTGTGGAAAGCTGTATATTTTGTATTGTTGTTGACTATTGTGTTATGGTTCATTTTGctactttttattattattcccaATAGGACAACTTGGTGTTTCCCCTGATATGTGCTGAGTGGAATGCTGATGAGGAGATACTACTTCTGGAGGTATGTCTTCATTTTTTATGATCAGTTAGACTTTTTATCAActattttaacaataaatgtaCCATTTTTGGATTCTTCTAAACTGATCTTAATCTCTTATTATTGTTTGCCATGATTATTTATCCATCCAAAATTTGTCTGAAATGTTGTTGCTAATTATGAAATTATTGAAAATCTTGTTAAATGCTCGTTTCCTTCATGTATGTTGAAATGTTTAACTTGTTTTGAAGGGTATTGAAATGTATGGCCTAGGGAACTGGACTGAAGTGGCAGAACATGTTGGAACGAAAAGTAGATCACAATGTACTGAACATTATGATGAGATATATATGAACTCGCCTTGCTTCCCTCTTCCGGTACGATGCGCTTACTATACTTGTACTTAAAAAATTTGTCAATTTGTAAACTAAAGCATCAGTTACATGCTTATTTACCCAGGACATGTCTCATGTCATGGGAAAGAATAGGGAAGAACTCCTTGCTATGGCCAGAGAAAACAGTGAAATTAAGAAAGGTCAGCTTACCAGGACAATTTCTCTCAGTATTTCTCTTGAATATTTTGCTCGTTCTATAAAAGATCGACCAAGAATTGAACTTGATCAGAACAAATTATTTTGTTCAAACTTTATTACTGCTAGTATGCCTTCTCTGTATTGTATTCGCTTCATCTCAGGCTGTTAAACTGTGTATTCAACTTATGGAAATGCCATTTTTTGGTTCGATGAAATTGTAATTCCAAATGCGTAAATCTGGTTTCCGTATAAACTGCGTACTGGTCATGGCATAAGCATTGATTATCTCGTTAAATATATTGTCTGGCATTGTCTTGTCAGATATATCTTTaatcaatcaattctaacaacCTCAGGAGCCACTACTTGTGAAGATATTGATGTGAAAGTGGAGTTCCCACCTGCAGGAATCAAGTATATTCCCgaagttttaattttaaatttctttccTCTATGTTCATCGATGTTGATTATCTGATTCCTTTCGCTTTTGAGTTTTTAGAGTCGAAgatcaaagaaaagaaggtcCGGCAGTACATTCGTCGCTTAAAACCTCGTCTGGTACTGTATTGCTGTCATATGGAGTTCTCTGGCTTCCAATTCCTGAATTACAAAAGTTTACAAACACAGTCATATGGTTTCTGTACAATATAACATAAATGTTATAAAGAGTACTGATGCTCTACCTCTCAGAGATTGGCACTGTGGGAAGCTCTATCAGTGGCACACTGTCAACCGGAGCTAGTCAGAGGACATCCAGCAAAGTTCAGAGCAATGATGGTCTTGATGCCGTGAAAGTAGAAGGTGATTAATCACTCATGAGCAGCATCTCTCAAGCAGCAATATCAGTGCTGACTTTTGTTTGGCCGTTACACTTTGCtgtgataaaatttaattaacaacTGCTCATTATCGTAATCGTATAGCAACAATTTAATCATCTGCTGAAAACTCACTCCTATTATAGTTGGACGTTATGATACTTTCTTTTCGAATATAATCTGAACCAGAAAACCTGATTTCAGGTCTGATATATGTGATAGAATTTTTCTGCTTGCAGTATTTATGAATACTTGACTTTTATACAGTGAAGCCATATTTAATGTGTCTTGTTTTGTAACTGTAAGTTGTCATATTCTACCCATGTTTCATGAAGTGAATAGTATGCCTTAAATTGGAACTTTTAGTTTCTTTTTGAGGATGTCCCAAACTGAGGTCCAGTAAATTGTGTGACTGAGTTTCACCATTTTTGGCGATGAAATACAAATTTTTTATGATACTGAGTTTCTTATTCAACTGCAGTCGGTCATGATGGATGTCGGTTATTTTTATGGACATGATAGTTCATATTTGCCGTGCAATAATGAGTAAAAAGCTTATCTATTATGGCTCCAGATTTTCACGCTGACAGGAGCATTGGAGAGAAAAAACCCAGGACATCAGGTAATGAGGGTGTTTCTTTGAAAGAACTAAGTGGCTACAATTCTAAGAGACGAGAGTTTGAGGTTGAGTACGACAATGATGCCGAGCAGTTGCTGGCTGACATGGAATTCAAGGAAACAGATACTAATGCTGAGCGTGAACTGAAACTACGAGTGTTGCATATATACTCAAAAAGGTAAATTAGCTTTTTGACTGACATGAAATTCAAACCCTGCATGCAGACATTGATAGGACGCAGGCAGAGCGACACATGCGAAATCACCTTATATGTATGTAAAGCCTTTGGCTAACCAGTTACTTGGTAAATGGTTGTTGTCGTTTCTCTTTTCTTGTGCCTCAATTTCCCTCCGTGTCGGCCTGCATGGGATGAAAGAAGCACCTTGTTGGGCTTTTCTCGTTATAAATGCTAAGTGCAACTAACCGATGTATGTTCCAAAAATAGCGACCAAATAGTTTCATCTACCCACTAATATATCGGACTGTAACTATTGTCTTTCACTAAGTAGATCTTTTTCTCTCTTCGATTAAAGCAACTATCACATATCTGCGTTGTCAGTTTTTCATTTTCTTTAGTTTTCTGTCTTTGCATTGAGTGAAAACATGCCTCTGATGACTTGAGCTCTCTTTTGACTTATAATTTCACACTTCAGTGTCTTTGTTGCGTTTATGCTTCTAttctttatttaaatattttgaaactTTGGATCGTGAACTTTGATATTATTGAACCATGTAATAAAACAAATGAATTTTAATTTACTAAGTTTTGCTTTCTATTCCATGCTTGCTGTTCAAATTGGTATAATGTTTGTTATGTTGGTTTG
Proteins encoded:
- the LOC140885438 gene encoding transcriptional adapter ADA2 isoform X2; the encoded protein is MGRSRAAVHAADEDSGQSRSKRKRTAQNVENAETMASGMTDGKKALYHCNYCNKDISGKIRIKCVICSDFDLCIECFSVGAEVYPHKSSHPYRVMDNLVFPLICAEWNADEEILLLEGIEMYGLGNWTEVAEHVGTKSRSQCTEHYDEIYMNSPCFPLPDMSHVMGKNREELLAMARENSEIKKGATTCEDIDVKVEFPPAGIKVEDQRKEGPAVHSSLKTSSEIGTVGSSISGTLSTGASQRTSSKVQSNDGLDAVKVEDFHADRSIGEKKPRTSGNEGVSLKELSGYNSKRREFEVEYDNDAEQLLADMEFKETDTNAERELKLRVLHIYSKRLNERRRRKDFILERNLLYPDPFEKDLTLEEKELSHRYRVFMRYHSKDEHVELLRSIIEEHRILKRIEGLQEARAAGCRTSADAERYIERKRMREIEENARQAKDTYVGPGGKYMQRLNFPKGEQDSSLGGGIKSPTYLDSGGNDSLSTTIRPNVPSVSEKWDVTGFLGADMLSEAEKELCGEIRILPTHYLNMLQTMSMGILNGNLSKKSDAHGLFNVDSGKVDRVYDMLVKKGIA
- the LOC140885438 gene encoding transcriptional adapter ADA2 isoform X1 translates to MGRSRAAVHAADEDSGQSRSKRKRTAQNVENAETMASVSGMTDGKKALYHCNYCNKDISGKIRIKCVICSDFDLCIECFSVGAEVYPHKSSHPYRVMDNLVFPLICAEWNADEEILLLEGIEMYGLGNWTEVAEHVGTKSRSQCTEHYDEIYMNSPCFPLPDMSHVMGKNREELLAMARENSEIKKGATTCEDIDVKVEFPPAGIKVEDQRKEGPAVHSSLKTSSEIGTVGSSISGTLSTGASQRTSSKVQSNDGLDAVKVEDFHADRSIGEKKPRTSGNEGVSLKELSGYNSKRREFEVEYDNDAEQLLADMEFKETDTNAERELKLRVLHIYSKRLNERRRRKDFILERNLLYPDPFEKDLTLEEKELSHRYRVFMRYHSKDEHVELLRSIIEEHRILKRIEGLQEARAAGCRTSADAERYIERKRMREIEENARQAKDTYVGPGGKYMQRLNFPKGEQDSSLGGGIKSPTYLDSGGNDSLSTTIRPNVPSVSEKWDVTGFLGADMLSEAEKELCGEIRILPTHYLNMLQTMSMGILNGNLSKKSDAHGLFNVDSGKVDRVYDMLVKKGIA